In Nostoc sp. UHCC 0926, a single genomic region encodes these proteins:
- a CDS encoding sensor histidine kinase encodes MLLLGFFLGLAVGIGFWVWQQVQLNRYLGRLLRPLTSHSDKMGLLLFPALRQEIAMVKQQRQDLQQSLQTYQDLLDFAPVGYLQVDEENQLLWCNQQAQEILYLQRWQPEQVRLLLELVRSYELDHLIEQTRDRQKPQTREWIFHPSCDDAVEMATIKSLALRASSLPLPNGQVGVFLENRQPLLDINQIRDRSFSDLAHELRTPLTSIRLVVETLQTRLEPPLDRWVNRLMQEVDRLINLVQGWLELTQMEANPNMQLQAKAVELRSLIASVWETLEPLAQRQHLSLAYSGLENLWIKADEARIYQVFLNLLDNSIKYSPPGTSIHVETKILSTKDNDPASPILEINLIDSGVGFSEADLPHVFERFYRGDKARTHFPQDSNSIGAIVGNGLGLAIVEQILLAHGGSIKAMNHPETGGAWMQLQFHEVMANSLSQDYS; translated from the coding sequence ATGCTTTTATTGGGATTTTTTCTGGGTTTAGCGGTAGGCATTGGGTTTTGGGTTTGGCAACAGGTTCAACTTAACCGTTACCTGGGGCGCTTACTCCGACCGTTAACCTCGCATTCTGACAAGATGGGACTGCTGCTATTTCCTGCGTTGCGGCAGGAAATAGCGATGGTGAAACAGCAGCGACAAGATTTGCAGCAGTCATTGCAAACTTACCAAGACCTACTAGATTTTGCACCAGTGGGATATTTGCAGGTGGATGAAGAAAATCAACTGCTGTGGTGCAATCAGCAGGCGCAGGAAATTTTGTATCTGCAAAGGTGGCAACCAGAACAGGTGCGCTTGTTACTAGAGTTGGTAAGGTCTTACGAACTTGACCATTTAATTGAGCAAACTCGTGACCGACAAAAACCACAGACGCGAGAATGGATATTTCATCCATCTTGTGATGATGCGGTAGAAATGGCAACAATAAAATCTTTGGCTTTGCGGGCGTCTAGCTTGCCTTTACCCAATGGACAAGTGGGAGTCTTTTTAGAAAATCGTCAACCCCTATTAGATATAAATCAAATACGCGATCGCTCTTTTTCTGATCTAGCACACGAACTCAGAACGCCGCTAACATCGATTCGCTTGGTTGTAGAAACGCTACAAACCCGCTTGGAACCACCTTTAGATCGGTGGGTTAACCGCCTAATGCAAGAAGTTGATCGGCTGATTAACTTGGTGCAAGGCTGGTTAGAACTTACCCAAATGGAAGCTAACCCAAATATGCAATTGCAAGCCAAAGCTGTAGAATTGCGATCGCTGATTGCATCTGTTTGGGAAACACTAGAACCCTTGGCACAGCGCCAACATTTATCTCTTGCTTATTCTGGCTTAGAAAATCTTTGGATTAAGGCAGATGAAGCCCGTATTTACCAGGTTTTTCTCAACTTGCTAGACAATAGCATTAAGTACAGTCCTCCTGGTACAAGTATTCACGTTGAAACAAAAATCTTATCAACAAAGGATAATGATCCGGCTTCTCCAATCCTGGAAATAAATCTGATCGATTCTGGAGTCGGGTTTTCTGAGGCAGATTTACCCCACGTTTTTGAGCGATTTTATCGAGGAGATAAAGCGCGAACCCATTTCCCCCAAGATAGTAACTCCATAGGGGCGATCGTTGGCAATGGTTTAGGTTTAGCGATCGTTGAGCAAATTCTTCTTGCCCAC
- a CDS encoding winged helix-turn-helix domain-containing protein — protein sequence MYTSESTKYSATTDIGQTSRILVVEDEELIQEMLAVALEEEGYRVITAPDGRSAIEYLKSFETNSGELPFDLIILDLMLPQINGLDICRLLRHQGNPVPILMLSAKGSETDRVLGLEVGADDYLTKPFSMRELVARCRALLRRQRLSNLPQLPVLKFKDVTLNPQECRVLVRGQEVNLSPKEFRLLELFMSYARRVWSREQLLDQVWGPDFVGDSKTVDVHIRWLREKLEQDPSHPEYIVTVRGFGYRFG from the coding sequence ATGTATACCAGTGAATCGACCAAATATTCTGCCACAACGGATATTGGACAAACCAGCCGTATTCTAGTAGTAGAAGATGAAGAATTAATCCAGGAAATGCTAGCTGTAGCCCTGGAAGAGGAAGGTTATCGGGTGATAACTGCCCCTGATGGGCGGTCTGCTATAGAGTATCTTAAAAGTTTTGAAACCAACTCAGGGGAACTTCCCTTTGATCTGATCATTCTTGATTTGATGCTGCCTCAAATCAATGGGTTAGATATTTGCCGTTTGCTACGTCATCAAGGAAACCCAGTACCTATTTTAATGCTCAGTGCTAAGGGTAGTGAAACTGACCGTGTTCTGGGGTTAGAGGTGGGAGCAGATGACTACCTGACCAAACCCTTTAGTATGCGCGAGTTAGTGGCTCGTTGTCGCGCTTTACTCCGCCGCCAACGTCTAAGTAATTTACCACAACTACCAGTATTAAAATTCAAGGATGTCACCTTGAATCCCCAAGAATGTCGCGTGCTGGTTCGTGGTCAAGAGGTGAATCTTTCTCCCAAAGAGTTCCGCCTGTTGGAACTGTTTATGAGTTATGCCCGTAGGGTATGGTCACGGGAACAATTGCTCGACCAGGTTTGGGGGCCAGATTTCGTCGGCGATAGTAAAACCGTAGACGTTCACATTCGGTGGTTGCGCGAAAAATTAGAGCAAGACCCCAGTCATCCCGAATATATTGTGACTGTCCGAGGTTTTGGCTATAGGTTTGGATAA